acattaaagcccaaaattgtGTTGTGTctgtcacacaatatttttctacagtaagctgtaaatcttctttagtattAAACAACATTGCTTTCTTTATTGAACTACAATTATCTACACCTATACTCCTTTCCTCCAAGTAACCCTAGTTCACATGTTGAATTTATAATTTCCCAATCTATTGGGTGAACATATCGGTATCAACTCAAGATTATGTTCCCCACTACTAccgtttccaaataattcatcaacttcaacaatCAATATCACTGTCTCGATCATTTTCACGTTCAAGAATAACTTATTCTTCAAgacgcatcgacatatttattatgattttttcaacaGTTAAGttgacaatatatatatatatatatatatatatatatatatatatatatgttaatatgtcaaccaataaaatctaatttctaagttcaacatCTAAGATCTAAAATATTATAGatttaaatcaacccaaatctaaaatccataaactatacatttaaattaacccaaatctaaaatccataaactatacatttaaattagcccaaatctaagatccataaactatacatttaaatgaGCCAATCtaagattcataaactataaatttaaattaagcccaataaaaacaaaatagatatacatgaatcatacatttaatccagcccaaatgcaaaaaaaataataatatattatatatatatgaagcaatctttatttttataaaaatataaatatatttctagtTCAACCCAATAAATACATAATCATCCaacaaattaattcattaaaaaaaaaaaacagcccAACAAATAGAACATAATCATCTAGTccaacaaaatctaattttaagtTCAACATATATCAAAAATAAATAAGGATCCATAAACTACACATTAGCTTTTAGccaaaatgcaaacaaaatgatattatatatatatatatatatatgaagattatacatttaaatcatggATCCATAAATTATACATTTTCGAACTTAATcctcatttttataaacaaatacatatactagaaaaaaattaaagaaaaaactttacCTCAGTCAAAGATGAAGAAAATCCTTTGGTAGATCGACTCACGGTGGCAACAACAAGAGAAAATAAGGCAAAGCGGAGGTTTTCGGATGATGTTTCGACGGAGGAAGATCGAAGTTTTGGAGGAAGAATGTTTcggatggaggaagaagaagagtcgCGACGGTTTAATGGAGAaggaaatcgtgtacccggtacacaaCTTAAGATAATCGTGTACCTGGTATACGATTACCTCAGTCAACGCTGTTGCGCGTGCCAGATCAACAGGCACTCGTGTATTATTTATGGCTAATCGTGTACCAGATACACGATTGAGGTGTAATCAGTCAAGATTCAAGTGTAATCGTGTATCGAGTACATGATTAAGaaacctatttttgtcaatctaCTTTTTATGGAATTTGGTTACCCTTTATACTTCTACTTGGTCCTTTACTTCTAAATTCTTTGGTAATTAAAGcctaattcaaatttatattagttgagctttttttttttttttttttgcaagttATTGTTCTGTGCGGATATCTCATCTCTCCTTTTTGCATCTTTCTCCCTGTTAGATTTTTATTCTCGTTTATTCAGTGTATTGTTTCTTATATAACTCTGTGTATAGAAGTGAATGGCCTATAATATGGCTTTGAAATTGAGATCGCCGGAGAAGAGAGCACTTTGGAGCGTGACTGTCCCTTTGGAAGAACTTAACTAGCACGCACTTCATCGTCGAAGGCTTTCTTTCCCGGAGTAACTACTGATACTTCCTCTGTTTTTGTCGGCTATGGAAATCCTTGTTAGACGCTTAGCTTCTACCGATGTTGCTCGGTGCTTGTCTACTTCACTCACCCGTTCCGCTTCTAATTTTCGAACTCGATTTCCTTCTCAGATCGGTAGCCTTTGTAGTTTTTCCCACTTCTCCGTCACCTCTGGTAAGGTTTTTTCTTCTCCAATCTCCAGCTCTTGCATTTCAGTTTTGTGCATTCTTTTAAATCTTTTAGCAAATATGTTAAAACTTGTCAACTGTAGTTTATCGGTTGCAACTTCAGAAGAGTTCACGATTAAACTTCGCTTTTTGTTGTTTGCAAAGTAGAAGGTGATGCTGCAGTAAATTGCCTCGGATTTCGGACATGGCACAATGGGGGTGGGACTTTCCACCACTCCGCTTGCATTGAACCAACAGCAGTTATCGAGGTCGGTGCCGTGGTTCACGCGAAATCTGTCGTTGGCGCAAGTGTGCATATTGGATCAGGATCTGTTATTGGACATGCTGTTACAATTGGTCAATCAACAAAGATCGGGTTTGTTATCGTCTTTGACGGGATTCAAACAAAGCTTtccataattttcaaattatgaATTCTACACCTGCGTTCTGCTATTTTGATTCTCTTTTGTAATGGAATTACTTTGCGATATCTAGGTTCAATGTTGCACTTAGTAATTGCACCGTAGGTGATTTTTGCGTTATCCACAATGGAGTATGCATTGGTCAAGATGGTAAGGCTGATTTTCATAAACTCAATTGATGGAATTCATGGGAATTAGACTAACCATCATGAAGAAGGCATTGGAATTCATGTTAATTTCGAAAGTAGCTGGGAGAGACTTAACTTACTAACCCAAATACTCAAATCTCAGTCCCACCAAATTTTATGGATAAAATTTCATGATCTAATGCCTAATAGTATAGAGGTCAATTAGGGTTCTAGCCACACAAGGGAAAATATCCATTGAAACACGTTAGCTACTAATGTCTGAAACTCTTGAGATTATATGTGTATTTGCTTATAACTAGCTAGCACTGATGCCTATATGTTAAAATTCCAAGTCAGTGTCCTCCCTGGAATGTTTAACTGCAGACTGCAGTAGTTGTGATCTTTAAGCCATCTTTATTCATCAAATGAATGTTGCACTTCCAAGATAAATCATCAAATCAAGATGCTAATTCCAATATTTTCTCCTTGCAGGATTTGGATTTTTTGTGAATGAGCACGGGACTATGAAAAAGAAACCTCAAGTTTGTgtcataaacctctatttccattatttctccattcttttattgaaCAATTTAAGAATAGAGAGTTTTAACAAATCTATTGTGCTAGTTCTCCATCAGCTACTAGTTTCCACAACACTCAGTCATGAATTAGCGAATTACTTGATTTGAAAGACTTAGCTTGTGCTTTTCGAGTCTCAAATCTCTTATACTTGATAATTAGTTATGATTTTGGGATTTTTACTACTACATCTTTGGTATCAGGATGGATATTCATGTTTGGTAGAAGCAATAAAGATGTTGCCAATATCAAGTTCCTTTTACATTAGCAACTGAAATTGTTGTCatatattttcttctcttttttcttaGATGCTGAATGTCAAGATAGGAACGAATGTAGAGATTGGTTCCAATACATGCATTGACAGAGGAAGGTACTAATGTAACGGGCTGGTTATATTTCCTTGACCGACATTGCTTTTGGGAGTAGGCTAAGTTGACATGCTAATATAGTGGTCTGTCTATGCAGCTGGAGAGATACTGTCATAGGCAATAACACAAAAATTGACAATTTGGTTCAGGTTTTTTCCTCCCCCACCAGCCACCACACATCCACCCACGCACGCACATCAATAATTCATAGTCAAAATCATCATAGTGACTATCAAACTCTTCCTGGCTATTTAGATCGGTCATAATGTAATCATTGGAGATTGCTGCATGCTTTGTGGACAAGTGGGAATTGCAGGCTCCGTGACGTACATTTTTTTGCTTCTCCTGGACTCTGTCGTGATTTCTTATATTGCCTATTCAATTTAGATTCAAACTTTTATGAGAGCTTCTTTTATGGTAACAATTCTTCCAACATTGACTTTGGGTGACTCATTTCTTTCAGGATAGGGGATTATGTAACGTTGGGAGGGAGAGTAGCTATCCGTGATCACGTATCAGTTGGATCAAAAGTAAGTCTCTTCAAGTTGGATTTACTATTTACTATGAAAACACCAAACGGATCTTAGATTGAGGTGTCTAACTGGTAGAAGTCTGCAGGTCCGGCTTGCTGCCCTGAGTTGTGTCACCAAAGACATCAAGGAACCTGGGGATTATGGTGGCTTTCCTGCTGTAAGGATTATATATTGGTTTTATATTTGCATATGTactatattttctttttgagGGTTCAAGAATAGTGAATTAAACTTATAGGTTATGAGTTGATATTGACTGTCATCACATGTAACTACAAAACCCATCAATGTTTGAACCATTTGTCCAATTCTTTTTCCCTGTAGATACCAATTTCTGCATGGAGAAGGCAAGTCGCTAAGCATTCTCAGGCATCGAGGAAGAAATGAAACTAGAAAACTTCAAGCTTCTTTCATCTGTTATTGACTGATATCATATGAGTTTGGAGTTATACGTCATGCAAGAGTGGAAGTAAGTGCTGCTATGACTAGCATTTTTAGATACTTAACTGACCACTTAGTTGATGATTATTGTGCTTTTTGTTTCTTACCCTTAAAAGAATACCCTTTGCTATTGATTAGATTATTACTCAGCTTCTACATGCTCAATTATTAAGCATGCTCTGTGTGTATTATATAAAGATTCAAAGGCAAAAGCCTTTTCATTGGCTGGGAACACCTTATTAGATGCACTGATTTATTCCACccttttttcaatatatgaaaacagaggctttgaaatttgttcaattttagtccctCTACTttgaataaatcttaaatttagtccctcaaagttcatttttatcaaaattggttaaataataataacaattttcatgcaaagaaatataatatgtgaatatattttcaaaatttatagtaaaactgctaatagataacaaaaagtttttaaaaaaatcaacaataaacgaGCATtgaggactaaatttaagatcctaaaattgaacaaacttcggaccaaaatggtattttaacctaaaatttttcttattcattttttagTTATTGCAACTTGGTCTCAACCCTACTCAATTATTCAGTTCGAAGTGTTTTGTGCCTTTTCATTTCTTATGGTTTAGTTTGTGGAACTCATATTACCTTCGTCATTTGGCAGTCTACTAAGTACTAGCTAAGTTCGTAGTTAGTAATGCTTGCTTAAATGAGTTCATTAATGGACCCATACCAATACCGATTACATAACATAACGTTGTATCTGCAAAGAATATTGCAGAAGAATTTTCACAACTGGAACATACTAGAAGAACCACCCACACCAATTACAGATTTTCTTGCACAATTCAAAATAACAGGTAAACATACTAATTCCAAAGAGGTTCATGGGTTACAAATTTTCTGTAGGTAGGATTAGATTCATGAGAGCTTCTACTGTAGAGCTCTTCCATCTCTCCGTAAATTTCAACTTCCCACCGAGGTTCGTGGATCTGTCATCATCAATCATTCAATCTTCTGTGGATACTCTCTAACTGGAATCAAGATCTGTAATATATTGAGATGTAATGGAATAACTACAAGATAATGACATTTGGAACCTCCTCTTGAGTGTACACACCCAAGCCCTAGATCACTCCACAAAATAGCCTCCATCACTCACACACCCTCCTATTTATAACGGCACGCAGTGACTAACTTCCAATCTACTTATACCCTTTACTAATACTATACTAATATACTTATTTTGGTGTCTTATATCTTTCtacacaaaaaacaaaaaacaaagaaattggaaaagtATAGTTTTCCTGCTTCCTATAGTGACAACTACATCCTCCAACAAGAGCTGAACTCAACTAGCAGTTGTATGTCTTGCAGACTAAGAGGTCATTGGTTCAAATCTCCCAACCCCAATTTGTTCTCCAAAAAAAAACCCTGTGACAACCACATCCCTGGCTACTAGAGAAAGGACATCAGCACAGCTGACCTCCCCAAGACAATCTCTTTCCAATGCAGTCTTAACTTTGTCAGTTATATGAAACCCACGAAGACTCAGATTGGGAAGTGAGTCTCTTTCAATCTATGGATAGAAGACTCAACAACACTGACCCATCACAACCCTGCATGCAGAGACATGCAAACCAACTTTCCTAATTATACTCTAAACTCTTGACACACATATAAAAGCACGGTCAAACAAATGAACACTTGACTCAATCAGTTCATGCAGTTTGGATAATCTCCATCATGCATGGATTCAAACGTTAATTCAACTTACAAGACTCAACACGTTGACTGTTAATAAGAAACAAAGAGGAAATAACATTATTCAAGTTTTAATGCCATATCAAATTGTTGTTATCCCAATATTTCAAGTTGTAGGGTCGAAACATGAACATGTGTTCATCTGTGCATGTGTGTAATTGCCTAATTGGTAGGGAGCATGGATGTTACTTCAGTTTTCCACCCTGACGAAACAATCATGAAAGTACATCCTCAACAATGCTGCAGCTAGTGTGTGGGTGCTTTATGGATGTTTTGAACAGTTATGTTCATAACCATGGCCTCTGCTCAAACCCTGCCCTCAGACCCAATCCTTGCCCATTTGCAAATCACAGAAGCCAACTGCACGAGAAAATCAACCAAAACTTTCGAATCCACCATGTCAAGCAAATGGCTTTGAGTTTGATACAGAAAGCCCTGAACTTGGGGCCATAAATATACAGCATAATATGCCATGGAAAAGGAAGTGTCATGTGACACTACATCCATGATTGCACGTTGTATTTTGATCTTATTTACAGATGTAGAATGAGATTAGACGATGTGATTAATTTGCTCTGTTTATGTGCAGGTTGGTATTAGCCACTGGATTTGGATTGACTATACCGAGATGAACAGAAGACGGACCGATGGATGGATGGATGGATGCCGTTGAATCAAGTTGGTTGATGTATGCTTGACTTTGACTAATTTAATGAATGATAGATTAAATATCAGTGCAAGACCCGTTTATGCCGCCAAAAGAACCAAACCCAACTGAAGGGAAAGAAAATTCAAGAGAACTCAACATTTGTTATAGGCTTTAATAAGATCGAAAGATCATTATCATCCAACCTTGGTATTTCTTTAGTTTGTTTGTGCAGCCGAATTTGTGACCTATACGTGGGACCTTCAAAACAAGCCAAAGGTTCATCAGATTAATTTCAAATTGGTCGCagtaatttaatttaaggaaCCCgtgttcttttatttttcagaaATACGAGAGGCCAATTGACTGTCGGAGCAAATCAAGTTTATGCCAATCTTGCAGTATTCTTTTAACTATATGACTTGTGAGTTTCTTCATGCTATTTCTTAAGTTTAcaaatcataaatttaaaaatattggatTACAAATGAGTTGATGTATTTTGATGGCTGATTGATTTCATCATTAAGTTCCAATTAGGTTtctaataattttgtatttggaCCATTGATTGATACTTTTGTCATGTGAATCACCTCTTTTTTTATAGTTTGAGTGGAGATTTAAACTTCTAATCTTTTAGTCTGAGATGACAATAGAGTATGAACAATTTTTCTCTTCCACGGTTGAGAGTGGAATAGATATTGTGATCGTTTTCTAGACATTTGTTGGCATTTgcaattaaaatgaaaaaacgaCCGCAAAAATAATTTCAAGCTTTTCAACGATATCAACCTGTTAAAGAATATCTAAAACGAACACTAATTCAAAAGTCAAATCTGTGCATTCCCTACTAACCATGTCAACATTGATTTTCTGGAGTCTGCACAACTCAGTGATTCATATTCCAAGCCTGTTTCATCCATCTACCAGAATAAACCCCGACTCggaaatataattaattacccttttttttttcactctctGTTCCTTGCCTTTCAAAAACATCAATAAAATAGTTATTTCATTAATAAGGACCAAACCAAGCCGTCTGAACAGAAAGCAAGTGCTATTTCATCAATCAAGAATGTGGAGTCTAGACTTTATTCAAATTgccatatatatattaattgaccACAAACATGAAGCCCATTATGCTtacatatattataaagtataaatgtCATATTTTGAACTTGTAATATAATCATATagtatagttttaaaattgaatggGAATTAGTTCCAGCTGAGCTCCACTTATTCCGCAGATTATTCCACAATACTCACCAGAATCCATCCAAGTCCGGCTCAAATGACTGTTTGTTCTCCCTTATATCTTATCCTAAATTCCTTTGAGAAATGACAAGTGTTGGTTTTTTTAGTTGGGGTGGTGAGTGGTGGTTGGGAATGACGTgattttactttttactttggtccactatatatatatatatcattcaaATTAGACTCTAATCTCCATCTAATTTGTATTCTTAGCAATAATCATACTGAAAGTGAAAGGTTTgacaaatgaaaatatatttttttatcgtGATATAATggatttacatatatatatataatgatttatttttcttaatataatAGAAAGTGAGAGAATTTGAACTACATACCTCTTTACAAGTAGCATATATTAGTTGAGTTAAACTCTCATTTtgataataatgatattttgaaagaaaacaaaagatttctataaatttatgtcatgtttaagttacaaaatatCAATATTGTAGGTACTTCACCAAcgttatggagaaaaaaaatctatatcaACGTCAAATTCTAAAaggtaaaagaaaataaaattgtcaagaataaaaacaaaataaaagaaaaagaattaaaaagaataCTATTTGAATAtcttaaagaataaaaaaaaaaaaaaaatatccaaacccacatgatttaaattacCAATTTAAAAGTCAAATCAAAATTATCtcattttaaagataaaatacgCACGATTATATGTATCTATGCTATTTAGgttgttatttatttgttttttgttaaataaaattttaaatgtataaGATGATTGTGTGCCTAAAAAGATCTATTATGTCATTTTCTggttaatatttattaatatcttaatagtataaaataataaattaatactttaatcaattttaaaacaaaagtaAGAGCTTAATTCAACTAAAACACTATTGTTTTGAGCCAAAAACAAGTTAAGGCAAGGCcgaccttttaaaaaaaatatatttgtttattatttttccaaaaaatctCCCTAACCCAACTCATGGGCATCGAAATAAAAATACACCTGTTATTTCTAAGTCCCCAACTGACACAGCCGCATGGacttactttattttattttgcatttataaCCTAATTCAAGATATACACGTGTCACTCCATAGTCGATACTATATGACATGTTGTGAAACAAAATTagtttattataaatttgatctGAACTCAATTAGTAAGTATTATTCTACCTTCAactaaaatggttaaaaatttaaattctcGATCGTTTAtgtatttaacattttttaaatataatgtttaaataataaaattataattttgacTTGTATTTAGAAAGGATGAAGATAGAGTTTCAACGTGGAAAGAATATTGTATAATCGAAATTTTTAGATTCCATTTgattactattttatttttgaaaattaagtttcttgttatctactttccattaatggtttaaaaaaccaaactaaattttgagaactaaaaaaaaatagttttaaaaaagttatttttgttttttgaatttggttagGAATTCGACcgttgtacttaagaaaaatgttaatcatggtaagaaatataGATGATATAGAATTAAAATAGTTAGCAAAACGGAACCTTAATATTTGATAATGTTTGGTAAGGTAGATTGGGTTActtgtataggataaggttgttAAATATCCCAACTTATGATTGAAACTAAAGAAAGGAAGGAGAATTAAGACAGATTATTTCAAGTCGGAATTTGTTGGCATTGCATATGCTTTCGTATTTTTCCTAAACTTCGCTTCAACAATTATTGCAACGCCAACTATTTATGGTCCATTTTATACAAACGATTTCTCatctctttatttatttcttttttctttttgtggaATGGCCAAATGGGGTTCACATATGACACacctttccatttttttaatttttaaaaattaagtatattttcttctcattttttataataatttacatctttaatcagaattcttaatcaatttccaaaaacaaaaacaaatttttaaaagtttggacccgtttggtaaccattttatttttgaaaattaaacctatggaTAATACTTCcatttctaaatttcttcttttattatctacttttcactaatgattttaaaaaccaagccaataaatttaatttttaacgaaatttaaaatttgtgggAAAAGAATTcctacattattttttttttccttctaaatctTTGCTAACATTTAAGTTTATCATTATTAATATTAGACTGtattaaaaattatgaaaagcataaggaattaaataaatatattaaatattagagactaaattggaaaaataaaactaaacatGAAGATTAGCCTATATGCTCCAAATTCAATTCAAgtgtatagttgaaaattttataaGGATGAGCAATGTCTTATTTTCTATCCaatcattgaattttgaaaattaaacataatagcTCATGAGTTAACATCTCAATTAAAAGATGAAGCTTGGGAAAATTTATACTACTAATCTTATACATATATTCTTTTCATAATTTGAcacaatttattatttatttagtttgtAGATCTtacatattcttaaattttattttgtgacaatcaaTATTgtcaaatgaaatattaattttatggacCTCACATAATACTGAGATTTTATTATATGGTAatcaatatattaatttattgttcattaatttTGTAGACTCCACACCCTTCTTAGATTTTAGGAAAAAATTACCTTTTAAATCCTTAAGTTTAGAAGAATATGTATATTTGGTccataaatttataaaacataTCTTTTTAGTTCTCGAGTTTTTTTTACGATAGGTTTATTTGGGcttaagattttaaaatgtatttttttagtcgtgcaatttttttttttaagaaacaaatttaaaaggtcctacaataatttattattgttattattttaaattagaaagttatttaaaagaaaataccgcttctttctaaaattatttttaaccatATTTTTATGATTCGAAATTTAATAAaacgaaaattaaaaaaaattagggatCGTTTAAAcctattatgaaaattttgggaCTAAAAAgatactttttgaaaatttaatagtcaaatgaattcattctaaaaaattcAGAGACTAAAAttatacattttgaaaatttaagtacCATGATacatctatttttcaaaatttagagacaaAAAGTAATTTgctctaaaatttattttgtagtaaacaattttatcaaatgatatattaatttattgttgatttattttatCGACCCTGttcaagttttaaattttactttttgtACCTGTTAAAAGAAATTCTAGTTTAGCACATGTTTttcctaaaaaagaaaagaaaaaagaaatattacctttttagttataaaattttaaagaatatgtGTTTGAccaatgaatttttaaaatttacttttttagtctataatttttttagaatatgttcatttgatctcaaaattttcaaaatataactgTGTTTAAAAATAGGTATAAAAGATTAATGcagtaatttattattattattttaaattaaacagagaatttttaaaaagttacatcttttctctaAAAAGGatgtttaaacatatttttgaatttaaaatttcatataattacaaaataaaaataaaaaatagttaccCTTAAACAcgaaaaaaatatacaatttgaaaatttagcaaTCAAATCGCctaatgtatatataaataatgcAGAGGCAAAGTCTTGAAATTTCCCAAGTCattctgttttctttttcctctgtTTCTCCTCGACGCTTCTTCCCGGCTTCTTTCCTCCGCGCTTAAGTACAAGAATCGTTCGTCTGCAACTTCCACAGTccactcaaattcaaattcaaattcaaattcaaaatcaatcagATCTCGGATCTTTTATACTGTAATCCATATTCGTATCTGTTGATTGTACCGCTTTAATTACAAGGAGAGAAAGAAAGATCGAGAAGGATCtttctgaactctttctttcCCGGCGCCAGTTGTTCAACCTCTTCCTGTAAATTCAAACTCATCTCCCttaatttctttcttcaatGGAATTGGCGGACAATCCAAAGCCAGTaagcttcttctttttctaaactaataataatttaCGCTTTTCAACTGTTCCATTGGGTTTTGTGtcataatcaatttaattttgctCGTTTCCCATGGgcttatatttaatttaatttcccgGAAACCTCTGTAATGGTCTTTACTTTTAACCACTTGTAAATTGAATCGTGTTTTTTATTCTTTCGCTCAGGTTATAATAAGTTCTGACGAAGTGAATAATAATGGGTTAGAAAAAACAGCGGTTTCCGATCAGTACAAAACAAAATCCGATAGCTTCATCGTCGATATGGACAATTTTTCCAACAAGGAAATTTCTCACAATTTAAGAATTACAGTGAGTTTTTCTTTCTTGTCTTTCCCGTTCGATACTCTGGAAAAAAAAGTGGAAATTTCGACTTATTAAAGACGCTACTGAAAAGAATTAATGggttgttctttgtttttttttgtggaAATTGTAGAGGAATTTTAGCAGAAAAGGAATGATACGTGGTGGAAATAAGATGGGGCAAGATCAtggtgatgatgatgatgcagGAGAGTCCATCTCCCCAGTAGGTAAAGTAACTTCAAAACACGTGCACAACACTCGCAAGTTTCAACAACAGACCAAAAGGAAACATTAACATTTGGAATTTTTCATAAACCGACCGCACCCAAAATgggattttccttttttttttttttttaaatcttttagttatttaattaattttgccCATGAAACAATGTCGCGGTGTGGTAGGAGGAGGGTCGAGCATGCTCGAAAAGCAGGCGGTGGTGGGCATAGAAGAATTGG
The nucleotide sequence above comes from Benincasa hispida cultivar B227 chromosome 3, ASM972705v1, whole genome shotgun sequence. Encoded proteins:
- the LOC120074079 gene encoding probable UDP-3-O-acylglucosamine N-acyltransferase 2, mitochondrial isoform X1 encodes the protein MEILVRRLASTDVARCLSTSLTRSASNFRTRFPSQIGSLCSFSHFSVTSVEGDAAVNCLGFRTWHNGGGTFHHSACIEPTAVIEVGAVVHAKSVVGASVHIGSGSVIGHAVTIGQSTKIGFNVALSNCTVGDFCVIHNGVCIGQDGFGFFVNEHGTMKKKPQMLNVKIGTNVEIGSNTCIDRGSWRDTVIGNNTKIDNLVQIGHNVIIGDCCMLCGQVGIAGSVTIGDYVTLGGRVAIRDHVSVGSKVRLAALSCVTKDIKEPGDYGGFPAIPISAWRRQVAKHSQASRKK
- the LOC120074079 gene encoding probable UDP-3-O-acylglucosamine N-acyltransferase 2, mitochondrial isoform X2 encodes the protein MEILVRRLASTDVARCLSTSLTRSASNFRTRFPSQIGSLCSFSHFSVTSEGDAAVNCLGFRTWHNGGGTFHHSACIEPTAVIEVGAVVHAKSVVGASVHIGSGSVIGHAVTIGQSTKIGFNVALSNCTVGDFCVIHNGVCIGQDGFGFFVNEHGTMKKKPQMLNVKIGTNVEIGSNTCIDRGSWRDTVIGNNTKIDNLVQIGHNVIIGDCCMLCGQVGIAGSVTIGDYVTLGGRVAIRDHVSVGSKVRLAALSCVTKDIKEPGDYGGFPAIPISAWRRQVAKHSQASRKK
- the LOC120074079 gene encoding probable UDP-3-O-acylglucosamine N-acyltransferase 2, mitochondrial isoform X3; this translates as MEILVRRLASTDVARCLSTSLTRSASNFRTRFPSQIGSLCSFSHFSVTSVEGDAAVNCLGFRTWHNGGGTFHHSACIEPTAVIEVGAVVHAKSVVGASVHIGSGSVIGHAVTIGQSTKIGFNVALSNCTVGDFCVIHNGVCIGQDGFGFFVNEHGTMKKKPQMLNVKIGTNVEIGSNTCIDRGSWRDTVIGNNTKIDNLVQIGHNVIIGDCCMLCGQVGIAGSVTYIFLLLLDSDRGLCNVGRESSYP
- the LOC120073002 gene encoding uncharacterized protein LOC120073002 isoform X2, yielding MELADNPKPVIISSDEVNNNGLEKTAVSDQYKTKSDSFIVDMDNFSNKEISHNLRITRNFSRKGMIRGGNKMGQDHGDDDDAGESISPVGGGSSMLEKQAVVGIEELGGGGNGGGGGALSHEIVISTTHSSGGAERLSFRRNSLKRSPQSCSWYLDPRKIFLFCATLSKEYKDGVF
- the LOC120073002 gene encoding uncharacterized protein LOC120073002 isoform X1, translating into MELADNPKPVIISSDEVNNNGLEKTAVSDQYKTKSDSFIVDMDNFSNKEISHNLRITRNFSRKGMIRGGNKMGQDHGDDDDAGESISPVGGGSSMLEKQAVVGIEELGGGGNGGGGGALSHEIVISTTHSSGGAERLSFRRNSLKRSPQSCSWYLDPRKIFLFCATLSCVGTMLLIYLAFSYGMLKVEENELDS